GTCTGGGTCGGGCCCAGCAAAAGTGACTCAGACTGTGACTCCACCTCTGCAAGCAGCATTGGAGGAACGCGGCTGTAAACACTGTGGCTGAGACATAAGCAGCTGATGCTGTCACATGCTTTTGACACCCACCCTGGCACAGACAAGGGACTGTTCCTGCAATCTTCAACTAgacctgctaaaaaaaaatctataagcTGACTGTACCTGTGAGCCCAGGAGGGTCTTGGTGTAATAGTCACGTGGCATGAAGACCTCCACAATAGCTGTGAGACACCAAAACGCATCCTCTTCCTCCAGGTACAAGAGAGCAATGGCTGCAAGCCTAGGTGAGAAGTCAACCAGTGAGTCACATAAAATCAGGAAGAAAATCTTGAACTCTAAAAGAAAAAGCTGCTTTGCTCATGTGTGTTCATATTAAAGatctatttaaaagaaaaagttagtgaagtgattgtcattgtgaaacacactaggccaccaccctGGCTCTAACAAACACCTTGAAGTAATCTGTAATTGTCTGTGGTGGTTCCAGCAGTACCTGTTAAGGCCCTGGCAGTAGCCAATGTCAGGGTTCCGCCAGGAGAAGGCCAGTAGAACGTTGCGAAGCTTCTGGATGCCGTCGGAGGATGGGGAGGAGTAGTGCTTGTTGTTGGGTAGGGTACGCAGCAGGTCCAGCTCGATCTGCTTGGAGGCAGGGTTCTGCTTCTCACGTGCCAGGCTCAGAAGACCCTTGTAATAATCGTCAGCCAGGCAGTCACGGTATTTGCGCACATGAAAGGCCACGCAATAGCGCCAGACTTTGGAGCGGTGGACGTGAGGCACGCCGCTGCGCACCAGGGACTTCAGTTCTGGGCAGGGGACCATCTCACGGTTCATGGTACTGGCCAGGAAGTTCTCCCACTTGACACCCACAGACACTTCTTGATCAGTCAAGGAGAGCGATTTCAGGTTCAAGGCACGAACCATAGCAACTatcttctcctcctcatcctcctcctccgggA
The nucleotide sequence above comes from Denticeps clupeoides unplaced genomic scaffold, fDenClu1.1, whole genome shotgun sequence. Encoded proteins:
- the LOC114782568 gene encoding TBC1 domain family member 2B-like; the protein is EYDIYGFKTLPEEEDEEEKIVAMVRALNLKSLSLTDQEVSVGVKWENFLASTMNREMVPCPELKSLVRSGVPHVHRSKVWRYCVAFHVRKYRDCLADDYYKGLLSLAREKQNPASKQIELDLLRTLPNNKHYSSPSSDGIQKLRNVLLAFSWRNPDIGYCQGLNRLAAIALLYLEEEDAFWCLTAIVEVFMPRDYYTKTLLGSQVDQRVFKDLMSEKLPRLHNHFEQYKVDFSLITFNWFLVVFVDSVVSEILFKIWDSFLYEGPKIIFRFALALFKCKEEEFLKLQDSMAIFKYLRYFTQTVLDVRKLMNIAFVDMNPFPMRQIQNKRMFHLEKVRLELTELEAIRQTFLRDREISRPDSRTHFSDDEEDN